One Phyllopteryx taeniolatus isolate TA_2022b unplaced genomic scaffold, UOR_Ptae_1.2 contig_98, whole genome shotgun sequence DNA segment encodes these proteins:
- the LOC133474105 gene encoding zinc finger protein 514-like isoform X1 has product MCARRTAEYEEELCGPQEPQHQLLDAVFNRQPRTALRRADISEDLRHECREPEPLYIKEEVEDDEHPHIKEEEELKLTFIKKEAEEVHRHIKQKEECIAKFPWTSVPLKSEDEGRREESRSSSRRHMTTEGDGDGDHCGGSQADGLLATQLDSDDLTSHSPHTDDDDDDDDDKPSEGDNKRWKCSQCGKTFAYKSSLKQHTRTHTGEKAFACSDCGKRFSYKGDLTRHTRTHTGEKPFVCSVCGQRFSENGKLTVHARRHTGEKPFACSVCGQKFSAKGKLTIHTRTHTGDKPFSCSDCGQRFTQKGTLKIHTRMHTGEKLFSCSDCGQRFTQKGALKLHTRTHTGEKPFSCSVCAQRFSRKDRLKTHKCAGENSSRRGMYISGKCTCFISKVITMLLTYKTVDCSILFTIFYLIYPCCPYIFEKAPVCKCRGLALVPNHFIKTSYGENIGTYSIVLHFQMMSAEKKPSKIDCSNSAIVFRWNVRF; this is encoded by the exons atgtgtgcaagaaggacagcagagtatgaggaggaactttgtggacCACAAGAGCCACAACATCAACTACTGGATGCTGTTTTCAATCGGCAGCCTCGAACTGCGCTACGCAGAGCAG ACATCAGTGAAGATCTTCGTCATGAGTGTCGGGAGCCAGAGCCCCtttacattaaagaggaagtggaggatgaCGAGCACCCCCacatcaaagaagaagaggaattgAAGCTcactttcattaaaaaagaggCTGAGGAAGTGCACCGCCACATCAAACAGAAAGAGGAGTGTATCGCCAAGTTTCCATGGACgagtgtccctttgaagagtgaagatgaaggtcgaCGTGAGGAGAGCAGAAGCAGCTCACGTcgacacatgacaacagaaggtgatggtgatggagaccactgtggaggatcacaggcagacggcctcttagctACACAATTAGATAGCGACGACCTGACGTCTCactctcctcacactgatgatgatgatgatgatgatgatgataaaccgTCTGAAGGTGATAACAAacgctggaaatgttctcagtgtgggaagaCCTTTGCTTATAAGAGCAGTTTGAAACAacacacgagaacacacacCGGAGAGAAAGCGTTTGCCTGTTCagattgtggtaaaagattctcctATAAGGGAGACTTGACAaggcacacaagaacgcacactggagaaaaaccttttgtctgctcagtttgtggtcaaagattctctgagaaCGGAAAATTAACAGTACACGCAAGaagacacactggagaaaaaccgtttgcttgctcagtttgtggtcaaaaattCTCTGCAAAGGGCAAATTAACAATACACACCAGAACCCACACCGGAgacaaacctttttcctgctccgaTTGTGGTCAGAGATTCACTCAGAAAGgaaccttaaaaatacacacaagaatgcacactggagagaaacttttttcctgctcagattgcggtcagagattcactcagaagggagcCTTAAAGTTACACAccagaacccacactggagagaaacctttttcctgctcagtgtgtgctcaaagattctctcgtaagGATCGCCTgaagacacacaagtgtgcgGGTGAGAATAGCAGTCGTCGAGGAATGTACATTTCAGGAAAATGTACATGTTTCATATCCAAAGTAATTACTATGTTACTGACTTACAAAACTGTAGATTGTTCTATTCTGTTTACCATCTTTTATTTGATCTATCCTTGTTGTCCATATATTTTCGAAAAGGCCCCTGTGTGCAAGTGTCGAGGATTGGCACTGGTGCCAAATCACTTTATAAAAACTAGTTACGGtgagaacattggcacttattccatagttctgcacttccaaatgatgtctgcagaaaaaaagccCTCCAAAATAGACTGCAGCAACTCTGCAATTGTTTTCCGATGGAATGTTAGATTTTAG
- the LOC133474105 gene encoding gastrula zinc finger protein XlCGF17.1-like isoform X2 translates to MYMFHIQNVVENLCPERQESESPHIKEEEEDGEVQQIKEEEEEFVHIKEEEQEEIIKVPLTGVLLKSEYQGQSEENRGVEPPSSSSSRHMTTEGDGDHCGESLAEGLLAPLSDSDETTSHSSDYDDGDDKEQSERSMTCHTDLKCWKCSKCGRTFASKSNLKQHVKLHTGEKPFACSDCGKRFTVKGKLISHSRTHTGEKPFACSVCGQRFSQKGTLKSHTRTHTGEKPFTCLICGQRFSENGTLKRHRRTHTGEKPFACLVCDQIFSEKGTLKRHTRTHTGEKPFSCSVCGKGFAQKGNFKSHTRTHTRKEPFVCSVCGLRFSHKYLAQNHKCVDDNSSDQ, encoded by the exons ATGTACATGTTTCATATCCAAA acgtTGTGGAAAATCTTTGTCCAGAGCGGCAGGAGTCAGAGTCCccccacattaaagaggaagaggaggatggagaGGTTCAACAaatcaaagaggaggaggaagagttcgtacacattaaagaggaagagcaggaggaaaTCATCAAGGTTCCTTTGACGGGGGTCCTTTTGAAGAGTGAATatcaaggtcaaagtgaggaaaACCGAGGGGTGGAGCCTcccagcagcagctcaagtcgacacatgacaacagaaggtgatggagaccactgtggagaaTCACTAGCAGAGGGACTCTTAGCTCCGCTATCAGATAGCGACGAGACAACGTCACACTCTTCTGActatgatgatggtgatgataaaGAACAGTCGGAACGTagtatgacatgtcacactgatctcaaatgctggaaatgttctaaGTGTGGAAGAACTTTTGCTTCAAAGAGCAATTTGAAACAGCACGTAAAattacacactggagagaagccttttgcctgttccgactgtggtaaaagattcactgtAAAGGGTAAGTTAATATCACactcaagaacccacactggagagaaaccttttgcctgctccgtttgtggtcaaagattctctcagaagggtaCCTTAAAAAGTcatacaagaacccacactggggagaaaccattCACCTGCTtaatttgtggtcaaagattctctgagaaCGGAACCTTAAAACGTCAcagaagaacacacactggggagaaaccttttgcctgtttaGTTTGTGACCAAATATTCTCTgagaagggaaccttaaaacgtcacacaagaacccacactggggagaaacctttttcctgctcagtttgtggcaaagGATTCGCTCAGAAGGGAAACttcaaaagtcacacaagaacacacactcgAAAGGAACCCTTTGTTTGCTCCGTTTGTGGCCTAAGATTCTCTCATAAGTATCTGGCTCAGAATCACAAGTGTGTTGATGACAATAGCAGTGATCAATGA